Proteins from a single region of Esox lucius isolate fEsoLuc1 chromosome 13, fEsoLuc1.pri, whole genome shotgun sequence:
- the LOC105009953 gene encoding uncharacterized protein LOC105009953, producing the protein MTYITELAVSINVDQEQALRNQGFKSDYVDLNQGAGGNKVYLWYKKGTCDPITRLQVAFMDDMNKGLRNAGYIQVDGNLNAGNCGVGIFLWYYKGTTEYDNPILELKVTTDVEDEAPFFKNGWERLASDLNRNCCGNQIHLWALKEKKMYISDITVTTSFGTDGVLFNDGYTRVDEDVNRKGEKNKDNSGFIWYRCSESAEEGFSDLDVSTNNKEEENLQQRGYTSLSANLNEGAGGNQIYLWYKKGSDHPISTLTMITVGAKGPYEKAGISVIGKSLNTGNNGTPLYLAFP; encoded by the coding sequence ATGACGTACATCACAGAACTTGCTGTTTCAATCAATGTCGATCAGGAGCAAGCCCTACGCAATCAAGGTTTCAAGTCAGATTATGTTGATCTGAACCAAGGTGCAGGAGGAAACAAGGTTTACCTCTGGTACAAGAAAGGCACATGTGATCCCATCACCAGATTGCAGGTTGCATTCATGGATGACATGAACAAGGGTTTGAGAAATGCAGGTTATATTCAGGTAGATGGAAACCTCAACGCAGGGAATTGTGGAGTTGGCATCTTTCTGTGGTACTACAAAGGTACAACTGAGTATGACAACCCTATATTGGAACTCAAGGTCACCACAGATGTGGAAGATGAAGCCCCATTTTTCAAAAATGGCTGGGAACGACTGGCGTCTGATCTGAATCGCAACTGTTGTGGGAACCAAATCCATCTCTGGGCGctgaaagagaagaaaatgtacatCTCTGACATCACTGTCACCACTAGTTTTGGAACGGATGGGGTTCTTTTTAACGATGGCTACACCCGTGTGGATGAAGATGTGAAtcgaaagggagaaaaaaataaagataactCCGGCTTCATCTGGTATCGTTGTTCCGAATCGGCCGAAGAAGGTTTTAGTGACCTGGATGTCTCTACTAACAACAAAGAGGAGGAAAACCTTCAGCAAAGGGGCTATACCAGTCTTAGTGCTAACCTCAATGAAGGAGCAGGAGGCAACCAGATCTACCTCTGGTACAAGAAGGGTTCAGATCATCCCATCTCAACCCTCACTATGATCACGGTTGGAGCAAAGGGTCCTTATGAGAAGGCCGGCATCAGTGTCATTGGAAAAAGTCTGAATACAGGCAACAATGGCACTCCGTTGTACCTGGCATTCCCATGA
- the LOC114840707 gene encoding uncharacterized protein LOC114840707, translating into MTYITELAVSINVDQEQALRNQGFKSDYVDLNQGAGGNKVYLWYKKGTCDPITRLQVAFMDDMNKGLRNAGYIPVDGNLNAGNCGVGIFLWYYKGTTEYDNPILELHVTTDVEDEASFFKNGWERLASDLNRNCCGNQIHLWALKEKKMYISDITATTSFGTDEVLFNDGYTRVDEDVNRKGEKNKTNSGFIWYRCSESAEEGFSDLDVSTNNKEEESLQQRGYTSLSANLNEGAGGNQIYLWYKKGSDHPISTLTMIMVGAKGPYEKAGIRVIGKSLNTGNNGTQLYLAFP; encoded by the coding sequence ATGACGTACATCACAGAACTTGCTGTTTCAATCAATGTCGATCAGGAGCAAGCCCTACGCAATCAAGGTTTCAAGTCAGATTATGTTGATCTGAACCAAGGTGCAGGAGGAAACAAGGTTTACCTCTGGTACAAGAAAGGCACATGTGATCCCATCACCAGATTGCAGGTTGCATTCATGGATGACATGAACAAGGGTTTGAGAAATGCAGGTTATATCCCGGTAGATGGAAACCTCAACGCGGGGAATTGTGGAGTTGGCATCTTTCTGTGGTACTACAAAGGTACAACTGAGTATGACAACCCTATATTGGAACTCCATGTCACCACAGATGTGGAAGATGAAGCCTCATTTTTCAAAAATGGCTGGGAACGACTGGCGTCTGATCTGAATCGCAACTGTTGTGGGAACCAAATCCATCTCTGGGCGctgaaagagaagaaaatgtacatCTCTGACATCACTGCCACCACTAGTTTTGGAACGGATGAGGTTCTTTTTAATGATGGCTACACCCGTGTGGATGAAGATGTGAAtcgaaagggagaaaaaaataaaactaactCCGGCTTCATCTGGTATCGTTGTTCCGAATCGGCCGAAGAAGGTTTTAGTGACCTGGATGTCTCTACTAACAACAAAGAGGAGGAAAGCCTTCAGCAAAGGGGCTATACCAGTCTTAGTGCTAACCTCAATGAAGGAGCAGGAGGCAACCAGATCTATCTCTGGTACAAGAAGGGTTCAGATCATCCCATCTCAACCCTCACTATGATCATGGTTGGAGCAAAGGGTCCTTATGAGAAGGCCGGCATCCGTGTCATTGGAAAAAGTCTGAATACAGGCAACAATGGCACTCAGTTGTACCTGGCATTCCCATGA